In Clostridium omnivorum, the DNA window TAATGAATGCAGATATAGATGTGGGTAAGGATGATACTCAAAGAGAAGTCTGTGGATGTGTAAAGAGTGTAGATATTGGACAATATGATACTTGTAAGCATCACTGTTTATATTGCTATGCTAATTTTAACTATAAATTAGTAGAGGAAAATTGTTTAAAACACAATCCAAAGTCACCTTTATTAGTAGGAAGTATAAAAGGTGATGAAAAAATAACTATAAGAGAAATGAAATCTATCAAAATAAATAATAAGGATTTTGAACAAATCAGGCTAGTATAGGTTTAGTTTAGCATATAAAAAAGGGTATTGTTCTAGTTAATAAAAAGGGAGCAGTTCATAAATGCTCCCTTTTAGGTTAATAATAAATTAATTATCAGCACATGCCCAGGCATCAATTTCTACTTTAATTGATGGATCAGCTAAACCTGCTACATACATAAGAGTCATGCATGGATTATGACCCTTAAAAGCTTTTGATAAAGCTTCTCCACGTTTAGGAGCATCAATAGTGCCAACCATATAGAAGACTAGTTTTACTAAATCTGTAACTTCCATAGTAGCTGCATGTAAATTTCGAACAATATTATCCAAAGCATTTTCCAGCTGTTCTACAGCATCATTGGGAAGAAAGCCGTTCTCATCTTTTCCAATTTGGCCTGACATAACTAACCAGCGATTTTGGCCACTAACCTCTACCTGATGTGCGTAAGCTGCTACAGGTTCATGTATATTTTTAGGATTTCTAAATTCTTTCATAGTGCCACTCCTTTTATATATTGCTGCTTTTTATAGAATTTGGTAAGCAGCTAATAGTTTATTATAATTATATATAATTTTATTGCTGTAACAATACTTTTTTAACATGAATTATATAATCATTAATAAATTTATGTTTTACTTCTCTAATATCAAAATTGAACAGTTTGAATGAAAGTTGTATGAAATAACCACCAAATAGCATCATGGCTAATGTTCCTATGCCTAAAGTTCCACCTAGGAAATAGCCAGCAACTAGAGGAATGAATTCAATGAAGCTTCTAATAAGTTTAACTGGCTTATTAGTCTTTTTTGCTAATGCTACCATTAAACCATCTCTTGGCCCAGAACCTAATCCAGCTCCAATATAAAAGTAGCAAGCAACCCCTATAATAAACATTCCAAGTATTAGCATTAATACTCTGATTATTAAATTGTTAAAAACAGGAATTACATGATTAAGCATTAGTATGTCCATAAATATACCAATTAACAGCATGTTCCCTATAGTTCCAATACCTATTTTTTCACCCATTACCCAGTCTAGTATTATAATTAATACACCTATAATAATACTAGCTTGTCCCATTGTAATACCTGTTAATCTTGAAATTCCCTGATGAAAAATATCCCAAGGAGACAAACCAAGATTTGCATTAATAGTAAATACTATACCTACTGCATACAGAAAAAGTCCTATAAGTAATCTCAATAAAGTTAATATAAATTTTCTCATTAAGCAATCCTCCAATACTATAGATTGATTTACAATACGATTATAAAACAAAAGCATGTATAACAGTCAAACACAAAGTATAACAGTTGTATTATCTGAAATAGCCATAGAACATAAGGATATAGTATTGATTTTAAATAAAATATACTTATAATTTTAAGTATAAAGTGATATAACTGTATGTAACACTTATGGAGGATTTTTATATGAATATTAAAATAGACAAGAGTAGTGTGATAACTATAACTCAGCAATTATATGAATTTTTTTCGGATAGAATATTATCTGGACTTTTAAAGGATGGCGAGCAGTTGCCTTCCATTAGGGGGTTGTCAAAAGAATTAAATGTTAGCCCTATGACTATAATTAAGGCATATAGAGAGTTAGAGAAAAATCGATTAGCGATCACAATACAAGGAAAGGGCACTTATGTAAGCCAAAGAAACAATATTGATAAGCTCAATAAGACATCAAATCAAAGAGATCTTCAGTGGCAAATATCTATCCCAGACTATTTATCAAGATCACAATTTCAGTATTCTGCTAATTTAACTTATGCAGATGCCTCATATAATTTGGCGGTGGCATCATTAAATTACAAGCTATTGCCCACAACAACAATTCTAAAGGATTCCTTAAATTTAGATCTAAGTACTATTAAATACCTTGCAAATTATCCACCTGTTCAAGGAGATTATGAATTTAGAGATGTTTTGATGAAATATTTGAAAACAAAAGGGATAAATACTTCAGCAGAAAAAATTTTAATAACTACTGGCTCTCAGCAGGCATTAAGCCTTATCTCTAGTACCTTTATTGGGCCTGGAGATATAGTAGTGATGGAAACTCCCACATATCCTGGGGCAATTGACTTGTTTAAAAGCAGAGGTGCAGTAATTTTGACAGTTCCTGTAGATAATGAAGGAATGAGAACTGATATATTAATGAGTTTATGTGATAAGTACTCTCCTAAAATCATCTATACAATGCCAAATTTTCATAATCCAACTGGATACAGTATGAGTCTTCAACGAAAGGTGGAACTTCTTGACATAGCTAAATATAATAATTGTATCATTGTTGAGGACGATCCTTGGAGTGAGATTTCATATAAAAAAGACAAGATTAAATCACTAAAATCTATGGATACTGACGGGCATGTGATTTATATAAAAGGTTTAAGTAAAATTCTAGGTCCTGCATACAGGCTAGCTAGTATTGTGTCAGAAGGATCAATACTGTCAAGGCTTATAACTGCTAAAGCTAATCATGACCTTGGAACATCAATGTTAAATCAGAAAATAGTTTTAGACTTTATTAAGTCAGATAAAATAACATATTACATAGAAGATTTAAATAAAAAACTTATGAAAAGAAGGGATAAGGTTATTAATATATTAAAAAATAATGCACCTATAGGGGTAAAATGGACTGTTCCTGAGGGAGGAATAAATCTTTGGATTACGCTTCCTAGAAATTTGAATGTAGAAAAACTACTATATCATGCCATAACATCAATGAATATTTCATTTTTACCAGGAACTGTTTGCTACCCTAACCAGGTGGAATTCAACAATCTTAGAATATGCTTTTCATATTTGGAAGAAGAGGATCTTGAGAATATTGTAATAGAGCTTTGCAAGCTGATGAAAGCTGCATTAGAGACTGAAAACAACACTAATTATATACCAATTGTATAGTTTCACTGAATAGGTATGAAAAAATAGTTTAAAATATATGTATTTAGTATAGTTTTTTGATATAATATATCTGTTTGTAGATGATAATATAATGTATTTATATATAACGAAGGAGAGAAAAGTATGGCACAACATTCGTTGTCAAGAACAGAGTTATTAATAGGAAAAGAAGGTTTAGATAAACTAAGCAGCAGTAAGGTAGTGGTACTTGGTATAGGCGGAGTTGGAAGCTATACTGTAGAGGCACTTGCAAGGGCGGGAGTAGGAACATTAATTTTAGTAGATGATGATGCAGTATGTCTTACTAATATAAATAGGCAGATAATTGCGGATTACAGTACTATAGGAAAAGATAAAGTAGAAGTAATGAAGGATAGAATTCTTCAGATTAACAAAAAGTGTAATGTAATTACGCATAAGACATTTATTACAGAAGAAAACATGGGTGAAATTATTTCTGAAGATATTGATTATGTTGTAGATGCAATAGACACTATTTCTTCAAAAATAGCACTGGCGGTTTGGTGTAAGGAGCATAATGTAAGGCTTATAAGCAGTATGGGAACTGGAAATAAGATGGACCCAACACAATTTAAAATTGCTGATTTATACGATACAAAGGTATGCCCATTAGCTAAGGTAATGAGATATGAGCTAAAGAGACGTGGCGTTAATAAACTAAAGGTTTTATATTCTGAGGAGAAGCCATTAAAGCCTAAACTAGAAGAAGTTATAACTTGTAAGGAAGGTTGTGTATGCTCTGGTGGAAGCAGCAGAAGATGCGCATTAAAAAGGCAAATACCAGGTAGTATATCCTTTGTGCCTCCAGTAGCAGGTCTAATTATTGGTGGAGAAGTTATTAAGGATTTAATTGAATATAAAGAGCAATAAAATGCAAAAAGTAGTGATTAAAACTCACTACTTTTTTATTTTTTGAGATAGTTCACTGGGATACAAAGTGTAGTGCAGAAGTAACTATGACTTTTAATTATAGTAGTGATGAATATTATATATTTTACAGTGCTTTTTTATAAGAATATAATAAATATACTTCTAAAAATAAACGATTTCAATGAGTCTATAAAGATATACAAGGGGGTTATTTATATGGATGTTAATTACAAAACATTTACAGCATCAGATGGAGCAGAATTACAATATTGTGATTTAGGAAAAGGAAAGCCTATGGTTTTCGTCCATCCATTTGGGGGATCTATTGAAAAGTCACTTCCTCTTATATTGGAGGAAACAGCAAAAAAGTTTCGAGTAATATGCTTTGATCAGAGAGGCTTTGGTAAGTCACCAGCTTATGGAACTATGAGTGTAAATCAATCAGCTAGAGACTTAAAGGAGTTATTAAACTTTTTAGGCCTTCACAAGCTTTATGCTGTAGGATATTCCATGGGGTCCGCAGTGCTCTATTCTTACGTTGAACAATTTGGTTGCGATAGCTTTGAGAAAATTATACTTGGAGATATGACTCCAAAGCTAGTAAACGAAGATGGCTGGAATAAGGGGCTTTATCAAGGCTGGTATACTAGGGAAAGATATGAAATTGATAAGGCAACTATGAAGAAGGATTTTCGAACTTGGGGACTTTACTTCTATGAACAAGCACTTAATTTACATAATCATGAGCAAGTAAGAGATTTTAAGGTAACACCAGAACTTATGCCTATGATATCAAAATTAATGGGAATTACTGAAGAAATGACAGAGACTATCTTTAATATTGGTGAAGAGGCAAAGAATATTCAAATTGCTTACTGGAATTCTATGTGTGACAATGACTTTCGTGAGGTACTTAAGAAAGTTACTTGCCCTGCTGCAATCCTCTATTCTGAGCCAGGATCTTTATATGACGCTAGAACTGCAAGCTACGTGGCTTCTCAGATGCCTCAGGCTACGGTATATCCTATGATGGGTTGCACTCATGTAACTGGTCAAATTAATCTTGGAAAGAGAGTTGTAGAAATCTTAGCCCAAGAATAGGGAGTTATTAAATTCGTTTATGTTTGTGCTTATAGAATAATTATTAAGTTATATACATTTATATTCATATGCAATTCATCATCACTTTTTGTCATACATCTTATGAATAGTATATATTTTACAAAGAAAGAACTATTAAACTATAATTTACCTATAGGAAAATATATGTATACATATTAAGTCCCAAACACCCTTTTATGTAAATGTTTAAATACAGATAAGTTGCTAACACAACAGAATATTGGACATGCTCTATTAAATTTTTATTAATTAGGAGGCATAGTATGTACTTGTCTTTAAGAAAAGTTATAGATGAAATTAAAATAATCGATGATCACGGTCACCCAGGATTGTTCAAAGCTATTGATGAGCTTGGAATGCCTGAAGATGCTTTATTCCCTTTTAAGGATACGTTTTCAGTACCTAAAGCTCAGAGCTATGGCTTTGATTATCTAGAAGAGCTGCATTATGAAGCCTATGAAAAATTGCATGGCTTTACTAGAGCCGATTTAGATAATCCAGAGAAGCATAAGGAATTAGCAAAAAAGTATGAAAAGCAGCAAGAGAATTTAGGAAGCTTCATGGATGAAGTAATGGAAGCAGCTGGTGTGGAATATTTGATGGTTAACTTGGCAATACCAGAGAGCCTTCAAAATAAGAAGAGTATTGGCTTCATCCCATCGGTAGATGCATTGCTATTTCCTTTTAATAATGAATATATGTTTGGAAAGCCTTTTTCCAAGATATATTTAAAAC includes these proteins:
- a CDS encoding PLP-dependent aminotransferase family protein, which codes for MNIKIDKSSVITITQQLYEFFSDRILSGLLKDGEQLPSIRGLSKELNVSPMTIIKAYRELEKNRLAITIQGKGTYVSQRNNIDKLNKTSNQRDLQWQISIPDYLSRSQFQYSANLTYADASYNLAVASLNYKLLPTTTILKDSLNLDLSTIKYLANYPPVQGDYEFRDVLMKYLKTKGINTSAEKILITTGSQQALSLISSTFIGPGDIVVMETPTYPGAIDLFKSRGAVILTVPVDNEGMRTDILMSLCDKYSPKIIYTMPNFHNPTGYSMSLQRKVELLDIAKYNNCIIVEDDPWSEISYKKDKIKSLKSMDTDGHVIYIKGLSKILGPAYRLASIVSEGSILSRLITAKANHDLGTSMLNQKIVLDFIKSDKITYYIEDLNKKLMKRRDKVINILKNNAPIGVKWTVPEGGINLWITLPRNLNVEKLLYHAITSMNISFLPGTVCYPNQVEFNNLRICFSYLEEEDLENIVIELCKLMKAALETENNTNYIPIV
- a CDS encoding YczE/YyaS/YitT family protein; translated protein: MRKFILTLLRLLIGLFLYAVGIVFTINANLGLSPWDIFHQGISRLTGITMGQASIIIGVLIIILDWVMGEKIGIGTIGNMLLIGIFMDILMLNHVIPVFNNLIIRVLMLILGMFIIGVACYFYIGAGLGSGPRDGLMVALAKKTNKPVKLIRSFIEFIPLVAGYFLGGTLGIGTLAMMLFGGYFIQLSFKLFNFDIREVKHKFINDYIIHVKKVLLQQ
- a CDS encoding alpha/beta fold hydrolase; protein product: MDVNYKTFTASDGAELQYCDLGKGKPMVFVHPFGGSIEKSLPLILEETAKKFRVICFDQRGFGKSPAYGTMSVNQSARDLKELLNFLGLHKLYAVGYSMGSAVLYSYVEQFGCDSFEKIILGDMTPKLVNEDGWNKGLYQGWYTRERYEIDKATMKKDFRTWGLYFYEQALNLHNHEQVRDFKVTPELMPMISKLMGITEEMTETIFNIGEEAKNIQIAYWNSMCDNDFREVLKKVTCPAAILYSEPGSLYDARTASYVASQMPQATVYPMMGCTHVTGQINLGKRVVEILAQE
- a CDS encoding RidA family protein, with protein sequence MKEFRNPKNIHEPVAAYAHQVEVSGQNRWLVMSGQIGKDENGFLPNDAVEQLENALDNIVRNLHAATMEVTDLVKLVFYMVGTIDAPKRGEALSKAFKGHNPCMTLMYVAGLADPSIKVEIDAWACADN
- a CDS encoding tRNA threonylcarbamoyladenosine dehydratase — encoded protein: MAQHSLSRTELLIGKEGLDKLSSSKVVVLGIGGVGSYTVEALARAGVGTLILVDDDAVCLTNINRQIIADYSTIGKDKVEVMKDRILQINKKCNVITHKTFITEENMGEIISEDIDYVVDAIDTISSKIALAVWCKEHNVRLISSMGTGNKMDPTQFKIADLYDTKVCPLAKVMRYELKRRGVNKLKVLYSEEKPLKPKLEEVITCKEGCVCSGGSSRRCALKRQIPGSISFVPPVAGLIIGGEVIKDLIEYKEQ